Proteins encoded in a region of the Drosophila busckii strain San Diego stock center, stock number 13000-0081.31 chromosome 2L, ASM1175060v1, whole genome shotgun sequence genome:
- the LOC108607869 gene encoding glutactin yields MQLQLTVLTLLLLALGVANAYQLEEVHDENEREAWLAGVFTPQPLKPAPWQTTTPTYPPIPTPPPRREPAPGNARVQVPGVGEVQGLAEFKRLRGRAIDAWLGVRYGQVGSGLGRFQQAKPVPYESFINATRQSENCAQFPELPRLQQAEARGENVDDCLTLNIYAPAAARELPVLVFVHGEMLFDGGAEEAQPDYLLEHDVVLVSINYRLAPFGFLTALSEELPGNVALSDLHLALEWVQRNIRYFGGAANQVTLMGQAGGATLAHALSLSTRTQHLFQQLILQSGTALNPYFIDEQPLNTLATFARLAHCPMMPGNLSPLYQCLSRLRSSQLVEAFQQLQQQQEPRGLSALGGFKLVVGDALGYLPEHPAALLASNNASMPTIMGAAKDASAFILSRFYEQIQQLQSGNLSDYINVVLRHVAPPQQHKLWHDWAIREIFTPEQQRFANARSVFQGLLELSNLILYRAPVIYSIRGSYRKTPAYLYTFDYRGEHHRFAHFGNPLPFGVDASLSDDSVYLFPYPAEASRLNPEDQSLARALCSMWVSFAQSGIPNPNGHMWPKASSEYGPFLRFTNNRTSILELDQHFGDGINVPNLYGQSSSGAVLTTTSTTTTTTTTTRRPYPYYTRIVYRPTPPAQQPQPQNPQEDPFVRIQEQRRQQWMREQRERERMDQERERQQREQLLREEEERKREQWQQAQQLLQEQQRREELEREQLLREQQQRELAARQQHEQQADHERSQEDREEEAREQQAREQQRREQLEREREQAPEHEREREQQTFEAAADGQPDPSAYPTYEEYVVAHQAWIQQQESLYNPQAYASAEEEESAPVESAPPHRDANAPQLFKFVRRQQQRLRF; encoded by the exons atgcagctgcagcttacgGTGTtaacactgctgctgctggcactggGCGTGGCAAACGCCTACCAGCTGGAAGAAGTGCACGACGAGAACGAGCGGGaagcctggctggctggagTCTTTACGCCGCAGCCACTGAAGCCCGCACCCTGGCAGACGACAACACCAACATACCCACCAATACCCACTCCACCACCCAGACGGGAACCAGCACCTGGGAACGCCCGAGTGCAGGTGCCTGGCGTGGGTGAAGTGCAGGGCTTGGCGGAGTTCAAGCGCTTGCGCGGCAGAGCCATCGATGCTTGGCTGGGTGTGCGCTACGGTCAAGTGGGCAGCGGCCTGGGTCGCTTCCAGCAGGCCAAGCCAGTGCCGTATGAATCCTTCATCAATGCCACACGCCAGAGCGAGAACTGCGCACAGTTTCCGGAGCTGCCGCGTCTGCAGCAGGCGGAGGCACGTGGCGAGAATGTGGACGACTGCCTGACGCTGAATATTTATGCACCCGCCGCTGCCAGAGAGCTGCCCGTGCTGGTCTTTGTGCATGGCGAGATGCTGTTCGATGGCGGCGCCGAGGAGGCGCAGCCGGATTATCTGCTGGAACATGATGTGGTGCTGGTGTCCATCAATTATCGCTTGGCGCCTTTTGGCTTCTTGACTGCTCTGAGCGAGGAGCTGCCTGGCAATGTGGCGCTCTCCGACCTGCATCTGGCGCTCGAGTGGGTGCAACGCAATATCCGCTACTTTGGTGGCGCCGCCAACCAAGTGACGCTCATGGGCCAAGCAGGCGGCGCTACACTAGCGCATGCCTTGAGTCTAAGCACGCGCACCCAACATCTCTTCCAGCAGTTGATACTGCAATCTGGCACAGCCTTGAATCCTTACTTCATCGATGAGCAGCCACTGAATACGCTGGCGACATTTGCCCGCCTGGCCCATTGTCCAATGATGCCCGGTAATCTGAGTCCGCTCTACCAGTGCCTGAGCCGCCTGCGCAGCTCCCAGCTGGTGGAGGCcttccagcagctgcagcagcagcaggagccgCGTGGTCTCAGCGCTTTGGGTGGCTTCAAGCTGGTGGTGGGCGATGCTCTGGGCTATCTGCCCGAGCATCCAGCCGCTCTGCTGGCCAGCAACAATGCCAGCATGCCCACCATCATGGGCGCCGCCAAGGACGCCAGCGCCTTCATACTCTCAC GCTTCTATGAGCAGatacagcagctgcagtcggGCAATCTGAGCGACTACATCAATGTGGTGCTGCGTCATGTGGCGCCTCcgcagcagcacaagctgtGGCACGACTGGGCCATACGCGAGATCTTTACGCCggagcagcagcgctttgCCAATGCCCGCAGTGTCTTCCAGGGACTGCTGGAGCTCAGCAATCTCATACTGTATCGCGCTCCGGTCATTTATTCCATACGTGGCAGCTATAGAAAGACTCCTGCCTATCTGTACACCTTTGACTATCGCGGCGAGCATCATCGCTTTGCTCACTTTGGTAATCCTCTGCCCTTCGGCGTGGACGCCTCGCTCAGCGATGACAGCGTCTATCTGTTTCCCTATCCTGCCGAGGCGAGTCGCCTCAATCCGGAGGACCAGTCGCTGGCGCGTGCTCTATGCAGCATGTGGGTGAGCTTCGCCCAGTCCGGCATACCCAATCCCAATGGCCATATGTGGCCCAAGGCCAGCTCCGAGTACGGACCCTTCCTGCGCTTTACCAATAACAGAACAAGCATTCTGGAGCTGGATCAGCACTTTGGCGACGGCATCAATGTGCCCAATCTCTATGGCCAGAGCAGCAGTGGAGCAGTCTTAACAACAAcctccaccaccaccaccaccactacaACCACGCGTCGTCCTTATCCTTACTATACACGCATTGTGTACAGACCTACACCGCCAGCTCAGCAGCCCCAACCTCAGAATCCACAAGAGGATCCGTTTGTTAGAATCCAAGAGCAGCGCCGTCAACAATGGATGCGTGAGCAGCGCGAGCGCGAGCGAATGGATCAAGAACGCGAGCGTCAGCAGCGAGAGCAGCTGCTACGCGAAGAAGAAGAGCGCAAGCGGGAACAAtggcagcaggcgcagcaacTGCTCCAAGAGCAACAGCGTCGTGAAGAGCTCGAGCGTGAGCAGCTACtgcgcgagcagcagcaacgcgagCTCGCCGCACGTCAGCAACATGAGCAGCAAGCCGATCATGAGCGCTCCCAGGAAGACCGTGAGGAGGAGGCGCGAGAGCAACAGGCAcgcgagcagcagcgacgcgagCAATTGGAGCGAGAGCGTGAGCAGGCGCCTGAGCACGAGCGCGAGCGTGAGCAGCAAACCTTTGAAGCCGCTGCCGATGGCCAGCCCGATCCCAGCGCCTATCCCACCTACGAGGAGTACGTGGTGGCGCACCAGGCATGGATACAGCAACAGGAAAGTCTATACAATCCCCAAGCCTATGCCAGTGCCGAAGAAGAGGAGAGCGCCCCCGTCGAGAGCGCTCCTCCCCATCGTGACGCGAATGCGCCACAACTTTTTAAGTTTGTgcgtaggcagcagcagcgcttgagGTTCTAA